The Silene latifolia isolate original U9 population chromosome X, ASM4854445v1, whole genome shotgun sequence genome contains the following window.
TCATTACATGAAAAATTCGAAATCTTCTGAGGGGCACATGGCCATTAAATTGGACATGGCCAAGGCCTATGATAGAGTTGAATGGCATTTTCTGGAGCAGGTTCTAGTCACTATGGGTTTCGATAGTTCGTGGATCAGCAGGGTGATGGAGTGTGTCCGGACTGTATCTTTCGCGGTGCTAATTAATGGTACTCCGTCACGTGAATTTAGACCGTCTAGAGGGCTAAGGCAAGGTGATCCGTTGTCaccctatttatttattttatgtgcGGAAGCTTTGTCCAATTTAATGCGAAGAGCAGTGGAGGAGAGGACGCTGCATGGAGTGAAGGTGTCCACAGGGGCACCCGCGGTTTCGCATCTCCTGTTCGCTGATGATAGTATCTTTTTTGCCAAAGCGACGGAAAATGAAGCTGATGTGATAAAGGAGGTCTTGCGAAGATATGAGCTCTCCTCGGGGCAGCTTGTCAATTTTGATAAAACCACTATCTCATTCAGCAAAGGGGTGCCGCGGACGAAGCGAAGTAACTTAGCAACGAGATTGGGTATAGTTGAGGTGGAAGAGCAGTCGAAGTATCTTGGGTTACCCACGGTGATTGGACGATCGAAGAAGGGTCTGACCGACATAATTCGAGATAAGCTTAGTAAAAGATTACATGGTTGGCGCGGGAAATTGTTGTCTAGAGCGGGTAAGGAGGTTCTCATAAAGGCGgtggccaattcactccctacctatgtgatgagtgtgtTTAAACTCCCGGCAAACTTTTGCGACGAGCTTAGATCTATTGTGTCTCGGTTTTGGTGGAACCATGAAGAGGGGAAGAGGGGTATTTCGTGGGTAGCTTGGCGGAAGTTGTGTCAACCTAAGTGTATGGGAGGCATGGGTTTCAGGGATTTCATGTCCTTTAACATCGCGCTGCTAGGAAAACAAGTTTGGCGACTATTATTGGATCCCGAGTGTCTATGGGCGCAAATGATGAGAGCTAAGTACTATCCCAATGGCTCCATTCTCACGGCTGAATTGGGACATAATCCCAGCTATACGTGGCGAGGGATTATTGAGGCTAGAAGGGTCATGGAATGTGGTTTGAGAAGGCGAATAGGGGATGGGCTTGAAACTAGTGTCTGGAGGGATCCTTGGATAATGGGCACGCAATCCGGGAGAGTTTTATCACCGTGCCAGCAGGGTAGGGAGGAGATGAGAGTGGCGGAGCTCCTAATTGACGAAGGTAAGACATGGAATATGGAATTGGTGAATGAACTTTTTCTACCGTTTGAAAGGGAGAGAGTTACAAACATTCGGCTAGGGGAGCATAGGACGCGTGATTTGTGGCTTTGGGAGCCTGAACGTGATGGGGTTTATTCTGTGAGGACGGCTTATAAACTGCTTGTAGGAGCAAGGATGTCTGTGGACTATGGAGATATGTCGGAATGGGAGAGGGAGAAATGGCTATGGAACCGCTTATGGAAAATCCCGGTGTGGCCCCGAGTCAAGCTATTCTTTTGGCAGCTGTGCAGCGAGGCTTTAGCTACAGGGGCGAACATTGCCTCCCGAGTTCGAGGTGAGAACTTTTTGTGTCCTTTATGCAATTCTTGTTTTGAGTCGAGTCTCCATCTATTTAAAGACTGCTGGGTTGCTAATTGGGTTTGGGAGGGTTTGGGTTTAGCGagtgaagaggaggaggagggtggCCGCTTGCGGGATTGGGTAGAGGCAAGGTGGCGAGATTTGGGTGGAGTGGAACAAGGGAAATTTATGGTTGGATGTTGGGCTATATGGGAATGTCGAAACAAAGCTTTGTTCGAAGGGAGAGAGGTGAACCCGCAGAGAGTTTTGCAAAGGAGCTGTGATGTGTTGGAGGAGATAGCTAATGGAGGGTATGGTGGAAAAGATGGAAGGCAGGGAGCGCGGAATAAACAGAAGGAGAGGGGAGGAGATAGGCAGGGGTGGCAGGACGTGGAGGAAGGTACGATGAAACTGAATGTTGATGCGGGGATTTTATCTGGGGTTGGGATTGGTATTGGGGTGGTTTGTCGCAGCAATGGGGGACGAGTGGAATGGGGGCTTTCTGTCTTGCAGGCACAATGTTTAGAACCTCATATGGCGGAAGCGGTGGCAATTCTAGAAGGCTTGAAGGAGGCGGCTCGGAGGGGACATGATAAGCTCGTGGTCGAAAGCGATTGTTTACAAGTCATCGACGCTCTTCGGAATTACAAGCATGGCAGGAGTTCTTTTCATTTAGTTTTAGACGATATTTTTTTATTATGTTCTtcgttttcttcaatttcttggtCGCATACGAGTAGGAAAAACAATACGGTTGCTCATGCGTTAGCTCATGTTTTAGTTAATGAGTCTGGTCGGGTGGAATGGGCTGATAATCTACCGCCGACTGCGAACTCAGCTGTACTTTTTGACTTATCGTTAATGAAATAGGCCTCAGGCttttttcctcaaaaaaaaaaaaaaaaaaaaaaccgttttGCCTTATTCTGTTaactaggaaataaaataaactaataataatctaattaggaaataaactagTCCTAATAATTTATGGAAAACCTTAATAAAAattgttcagctccttttgaatGTACCTGCTGTGATTTATCTGGTTTTACCTTAACGAATTTTCAGGCCGCCAACTCTTGCTGGTATCCCTAAACTGCCACAGTCGGTCACTAGGCCACTGGTAGTGTCACACATAATATGCTTGCCTCCTGTCAGAAGGCTGCCACCGCCATCTGTAGTTTAATTAACCCATTTCCCAGGGTACAAAATCTGAAGCATAAATACTGTAGTAAATGCATAATAATAATTGTCCATAATTAATTTCAGTGGCACACAAATGTATTTGTGATATAATTAAGCACTTTCGGGACATATCAAGGCTCATTGTTCTTTGTTCCGATGATGATAGGAAAGCAAAATGATTCAATACACGATTCGATGCAACTCTCAATACAATTATCATATATATTAGTCATTGAAAAACAGCCTTTCTGTGTTAAAAATGGTGAAATGGGTAAGGTTGCATACACCCGACTCCATATTCCACCATTCGCTGGTGCCCTTGAGACATTCTGGTAGTGTTGTTCTTGACTGattaataaaaatgaattcaTGAATCGACAGCACAAAATAAGTAAGATAAAGCGGCAACATGAGGCATGTAACCCAAGTAGTCGAGGCGTCAACCATTCCGAAGCAAATTTATCAGGAAAAATAGTTGGAATGGTTCGTTGCAGCAAATCAGAAAATGACTTTGTTCTCAAGTTTGAATCGCATCTATATGCACATCCGTGATTATTGCAACAACAGAGATTACTCATGCAGCAGCGAACATGCTCGAAAAGAACAAACTTAGCTGGTTCAATCTGTCAGAGATCTTCTGGATTCCCAAATTGCTTACTACTATAACTAATATGGAACATCGTTAGTCTGGTGCCAATTAAAATGATATGATGTCTACATTGTCAGGCAGAAATTATTCAACTAAATTAGTCCGCTATAATATTGAATGCTAAAGTAGCTGATTATACCTCATGAAGAAATTCTACGGCAAATCAATAAAATTGCAGGTTGTAGTCTTGTAGAAGTCACTGACAGATTCAAGTCAAAATCAAAGAATTATCAGCATTAGAACAAGCGTAATGAGAAAATCAGCTATAAATAGAGTGCCCATCGAAACCCATAATTCTTGTAGTTCAATTACTTTGGGCAATCAAATACAAAAAATGTCCACAATCAGTCATTTCTTGTGTCTGTTCATTGGGTTGGCGCTTCTCAGCACACCCTCTTTTGTATATGCAAGGCCAACAACAACTTTATTCAAAACTTTTGAGCCACTGTCTTTTGCTGGCTTCCCTTTATTTCCAAAACCGCCAAATCCGCCTCCAATTTCTTTCAGGTTTCCTCCTCGTGCCCTACTAACAGTTCCATTGCCTCCAGTTGAGATAATTATTCATCCGCGTCCAATAGTAATTACGAATCCTCCTGGTGTTCGTATAAACCCTAACAAGCTTCCCTTTGTAATAAGATCACAATCTACTGTGCCACCAGCGCCACTACCACTACCACCGCCACCTGGACTTTAATTGAACAACATTTAAGCGTTGCAGGCATATGTACAAATAAGTAAAAGAATAAGTTAAGCTGCTGCAGATGCACACCAGTCTAGCAGAAAATAAATGCCATCGTAGCTCCCTTAAGGTCGAAAATAAATAAATTCAGCTCCTTTTGAATGTTCCTGCTGTGATTTATGTAATACAAGTTCGGTTGAATGTGGCCTCAAGAGCCAGAAGGGTTAGAAACATGGTCAGTTTATGCTTGCAGTTGTTTTAATAAATCACACTAATAAGACTTCTTAAGGTTTTATAATGCTGCATGAAGTTCAATTTTTGTGTTCATTGGTTAAGTAATTCATCTCATCATGATTCATGCATCAACAAAAAAGCTGAAACAGAGGCCAAGGAAACCCAACCATATATCTTATAAGCATGTAAGATCATTGACTGTGACTGTCAAAGATTTATCAGCATAGAAAAACTGCACCTAGTTGTTGGAAAATCAGCTGTAAAAATGTCACTAACAGTAACCAGCCATGATTAACataaattgaattcatgaatcaGCTGCACTAAATCAATAAGAATTATGAGGCATGTTACCCAAGTTGTCTGTCAACCACCCCAAATTTATCTAGGATGTATTACCTGAAAAACGATTTGTTCTCATGTGTGAACCGCGTTCCAAAACCCATTCCTAATTACTGCAACAGCAAGCATTACTCCTGCAGCAACGAGAACATGCTCGGAAAGAGCAAACTTAGCTGATTCAATATGTCAGTCAGATGGAAACACAATGCAGGATAGATTGCAGACATTTGTTCAATAAAGTGCAATGGTACCAATAAGTTCCAAATCCCAACGATAAATTGAGGGTATTATTATGATTCATAATAGATATGCAATCTGAGCAAAATCGGATAAATTGAACCATGTTGCATTGTAGTATTGGTAGAATCATTGCTGAAAAAACAGAACAGAATGCTAAAAACAGAATTTCCAATCCCTGAAAATTTTATTCCACCAATTGAACCTAACAACTTAATTCAAATACATAAACTTCTGAGAAAATACTCAGAAAACTACCAATCCTTAACGAGTTAATTAATCGTAAACAACAAGAGCATCATATTCAGGCTTGCCAATGGCTTCAAGCATAACTGCCTCCGGGTTAATAACTCCACCTCCCTCAAGAAACAAGGTCATTAAATTCTTCGAATATCCACTAACAAGCGCCACCCCAGGCTGGTTACTAGGCACTGGTGTCGACCTCGAGTGTCTCAAATTCCAAAACACTATCTCAGGCACATTTTCAAAACCAGCAGCCTTGAACTTCCTTTGTATTACCATATAATCAGATTCCCAATTTGTATTAGTAGACGCCTCATCGAACTCCATGTCACTAAAAACAAACAGTCTTCTGACCATTTGTTCTTCTGGGATTTTTGCTTTGATTGCCACCTCTAAAATCCTGTCAAACACCTTTTGAAGGTCTGTGTTCATACCCCAATCCATACGCCTTATAAACTCGGTCTTTTTCAAGAGTGTTTTTCCCGTAATAGTATGAAATTGAGGTGATTGGCTAAAAGTGATCAACTTCCCCTTCCATGGCTCCTCACTCAGCTCCGAAATCAGCAACCCGAGAGAGACACAGACTTCCATTGGAATACCATGCATTGACCCGGAGACATCACAAACAGCCATACAATTGTTCAACTTTCCCTTTTTAGCCATATCATCCACCATTCTCTTCCATTGGAGCTCGGCCACTTGACCGCCTTCAGGATCATGCAATTGACCTATGATCTCATGAGGGAGCAATGCTCCTGCTGCAATAGTCGCCTTCCCGGCCTTAACCTTCTCTAAATACTCCTCAAACCGCTCCTTATCATGCTTATAAAAGAGGGTTTTGTAAGCCCTCATAGCCACAGAAGGAACCCTATTGTAAGGCAAAGCATTCCACATCTTAGCACAAAGATACACCTCCGGCAACTCCAGCGCCTTTCGTAAAGGCACTAACACCTCCTTCCTCAATCTATCCCTAATATGATAAGCATAGTGAGCCTCCTCCATGTCTTTATACTCCTCAAATTCACCCTTTGGAAACACCCTCCTTGCAATGCTCTCACATAGCAAGGTTACTTCATCATAAGTCGAATCAATCGTAGGACACCACTTAGCCGAAAAACCAATCTTATACATATCACCCTTGTTAAGCAAATCAACATCATTCCTCAATAACTCCCCAAAATGATCAGAAATCGAGTCATGTAATAGTCTAAAAGTCGAATCCTGATTATACTTGTCTAACACCTTCTTAGTTCTCTCATTCTTCCTCTTAAGCCTCAAAACCCTAGCCTTCTCCTTCCTAATCCtatctttttctttctcttcctCAGTTTTCTCCTTCTTCTCGTCGACCTTTTTCGccttttcctcttctttttccTCATCTCTATCATCATAATCAGAATCAGAATTatacccacgaccaccaccaccaccaccaccaccaccactaaatATCCCTCTATATGCCGCACCCAACCCGGAAAAGGGACTTCGATTACGTGGCATTATCCCTTTGGCCAACAAAGACTCGTCCCTCTGTCGCTTCGATATTTTCCTAACCTCAGAcccctctaaaaccctaaacaaaatcTCAGGCATGTCCTTGAAATAACCGAACCCCGAAATCGACTTCATATTAAGCGATAAAGTCCTAGGATGGTGTTCATACAACCACAATGCGGCCGTGTAAAACCCTTCCTTATCCGACTTCCCGGTCCCACGAACACCCCGTAAATTGCACACCAATTTAAGCGTGATTAGTGGGTCTTTATTCCAAGAAAGTTCAAGAAGACGGTTGAGTTCAGAAGGTGGAGTGTCGGGGACGACGTGGAAGAAAAAGTCAACGCAGGGGTTGCCGGAATTAAGGTAAGTTTTGGAGTTGGTCTCGGTGAGACCACGTGTAGCTGTGTAAGGCGAATATGATAAGTAAGAATCGTAATCATACCCGtacgaagatgatgatgatgagtcaGAGGTATTTTTATCAATGACATCGTCAACGGCGGCGGCAGCAGCAGCGGAAAGAGGAGGGACGTTGATCTGAGGAGGACCGAGGAGGGTGGTTGAAATTGCTGCCatgttttttaatttatttttattttggagtGATTTGGTTAATTGAGTTTTTGATTTGAAGTTGGAATACAGAGGATTGATAGGGAAGAATTGAAGATTGATTGAATTAGAGGAATGGAGGTGTTTGAGTTGGGTAATATATGGGGATTGGGGAAAAGTTTGCTTGATGGCCAAGGATTAGGGTATGTAGATTCATGTATGTGATGTGGGCTTGGAGTTTGGGAAAGGAAGCCCAAAAACGTCTCATAGAGGTAGTTTGGGCACACAATTGAATTTAGGGATCAACATCGGTCCAGGACCGTACCGGACTGGACCGAATACCGAAAATAAAACCTGCCTGCTAAAGATCGTCGACAATTTGTAATGACTTTCCAATCTACCCCTCACTCTACAGCTCCTATATATTAACTTTTTTTTTCAAGTACGACATTTCCGTCACCACCGCTTCAATTCCGTTAGCAAATTCAAGAAATCGACGACAAGTAATCTAAACtagtttaatttttaaaaaatttgtAATTAGTTAGTAGATTTAGGTAGTTTAGAATAGAATCGTTATTGTTAGAACGGATTAGCGATTATCGATTACCGcaccaaaaattaatctaagtcggaaaatgattttttttttcaaaaaaaaaaaaaaaaaaaaaaaaattcccgtACGAAAAACATTTCCGTCCAGACGAAGGTCCGGACAAAGAAATTTTCCGTCCAGACCATGGTccagacaaaaatatttttcgtccagacgaaaaatattttcgtccgggaaaaaaaaaattttaaagacgaaaaatattttcgtccggaaatttttttttttttaaaaaattttttttcccggacgaaaatatttttcgtctGGACGAAAAATATTTGTCTCTGACCTcggtctggacgaaaaatttctttgtccggaccttggtctggacgaaaaatttcttcatccagccctttttcaacaatttttttttttttaaaaaaaaattattaatttccgtcttaaattagttTTGGGTGCGTGGATCGATAATCGTTAATCCGTTCGTCAAATCATAAACTTGAAACGTAAACATATCTCTTGAACATCGTTACTAGCTTGATCGTTGTTACCGTCATTAGTCGATATGTTTAAAACATTTTTAATCGAAAAGTTCGTAAATTAAATTacgatttttttttccaaaaaaccATCTTTTTTGTCTTAGAAAGATTAGAAAAAGAGACAAATGAGATTAATGGGGGGCAATATTGGAAAGATGtgttaattgtcgacgataattagtaaaagtgTCGACGATCTTTAGCACGACCCAAAATACTGGACCTAAAACTTTTGATCTTGGATTAGACTGAACTGAAAATATTTAATCTGGTCCGATCTTAGTCCGAAATGGACCTAAAACTATTTTTTCCactatttcatatatgataaatACGTTTAAATTTCACTAAATCAATTACATTGAATAATTAGACGATTGTTTTACATGAAAATAATTgttaatattaatttataataTCTTTTGAAGATAAAATAATCATtcgttttatgatttttttttaagtGGATAGTCTTTAAAAACATGTAATTCAGTCAATTCGGTCTGAATCTAAATTAATCGATTTTATACTGGACCATAACAAAGACTGAAACAAAAAAAATGTGTACCGAGGATGGACCTAAAAGAATCAAGTTCGTTTTCGGTCCAGACCAATGATTCGATCCAGTCCATTTTTCCCGTCTAGACTTAAAGTTGCTCATGCCAAATTCATCATTACCAACGGGAGTATTAAAGGGTCCTGCTATacgtcgtcgacaaattactaaatatcgtcgacaattaacgtaaatttccaagtttgccctccatatcataactccatatccgtctcaccaaaatgcaatttccgtctcaaaacagaaatgcaatttccgtctcactaaaacacaagtcaccgtctcactaaaatatttcaaacaaaaaaaaaagtcgagttttgtaattaacaacatgaacgggaacgattttaacaacgattccaacaatgaagctagtaacgaggttagtttacgatttagttttgttaaaaatttatgttttattatcgtttgaatcccgaattaggatagatgccatgaatgtagacggaattatgatagaatttgtgacggatttatttgaaaatgcaattgaaaaaaataaaaaataaaaaaaaaataaacgaaCTGGGCCTGGACGAAGAACTTTTTCGTCCAGACCTGGTTTTGGACGAAAAACCCTTCGTCCataatgggccttggacgaaggattttttcgtccaaaaccaggcctggacgaaaaaatccttcgtccaaggcccattatggacgaagggttttttcgtccaggcctggttttggacgaaataatccttcgtccaaggcccagccagtgttttttttttttgtttgtttccgactcgttttgtataaaacatttaaaataatttatttccgtctttttttgtataaaacatttaaaataattaaataccgtCTTTatattataaaacaatttatCTTTAATATTTCCGACTTGTTTTGtataaaataactaattaccgtctttgtattatttttatattattttttatttactcCGACTCGTTCCGTAgctaataattaattaataactaaattatcgaaatgcgtgcgcaggtgattaacgatggagacggtattgattactcagatcattttaagactagcttgttctttgcatccagtattgaagcgtttaattgggcatatgagatcgggctccgactcgggtttggtataaaaagagcaagcaacaagaaagttggtcgtaacacgaatttgagacaacgttattttgtttgtcggatgggtggaaaaggtcccgtaaataag
Protein-coding sequences here:
- the LOC141617761 gene encoding uncharacterized protein LOC141617761 — encoded protein: MAAISTTLLGPPQINVPPLSAAAAAAVDDVIDKNTSDSSSSSSYGYDYDSYLSYSPYTATRGLTETNSKTYLNSGNPCVDFFFHVVPDTPPSELNRLLELSWNKDPLITLKLVCNLRGVRGTGKSDKEGFYTAALWLYEHHPRTLSLNMKSISGFGYFKDMPEILFRVLEGSEVRKISKRQRDESLLAKGIMPRNRSPFSGLGAAYRGIFSGGGGGGGGGRGYNSDSDYDDRDEEKEEEKAKKVDEKKEKTEEEKEKDRIRKEKARVLRLKRKNERTKKVLDKYNQDSTFRLLHDSISDHFGELLRNDVDLLNKGDMYKIGFSAKWCPTIDSTYDEVTLLCESIARRVFPKGEFEEYKDMEEAHYAYHIRDRLRKEVLVPLRKALELPEVYLCAKMWNALPYNRVPSVAMRAYKTLFYKHDKERFEEYLEKVKAGKATIAAGALLPHEIIGQLHDPEGGQVAELQWKRMVDDMAKKGKLNNCMAVCDVSGSMHGIPMEVCVSLGLLISELSEEPWKGKLITFSQSPQFHTITGKTLLKKTEFIRRMDWGMNTDLQKVFDRILEVAIKAKIPEEQMVRRLFVFSDMEFDEASTNTNWESDYMVIQRKFKAAGFENVPEIVFWNLRHSRSTPVPSNQPGVALVSGYSKNLMTLFLEGGGVINPEAVMLEAIGKPEYDALVVYD